A region of Flocculibacter collagenilyticus DNA encodes the following proteins:
- a CDS encoding co-chaperone GroES: MNIRPLHDRVIVKRLEQETKSAGGIVLTGAAAEKSTKGEVIAVGNGRVLENGDTKALDVKVGDTVLFGSYIEKTEKLDGEELLIMREDNILGVYEG; the protein is encoded by the coding sequence ATGAATATCCGTCCATTACATGACCGTGTAATAGTAAAGCGTTTAGAGCAAGAAACTAAATCTGCTGGTGGCATTGTATTAACTGGTGCCGCAGCTGAAAAATCGACTAAGGGTGAAGTTATTGCTGTAGGTAATGGCCGTGTTTTAGAAAACGGTGACACTAAAGCATTAGACGTAAAAGTAGGTGATACAGTCTTATTTGGTTCTTACATTGAAAAAACTGAAAAGTTAGACGGTGAAGAACTACTAATTATGAGAGAAGACAACATCTTAGGTGTTTACGAAGGTTAA
- the groL gene encoding chaperonin GroEL (60 kDa chaperone family; promotes refolding of misfolded polypeptides especially under stressful conditions; forms two stacked rings of heptamers to form a barrel-shaped 14mer; ends can be capped by GroES; misfolded proteins enter the barrel where they are refolded when GroES binds), with amino-acid sequence MAAKDVRFGESARVKMLAGVNILADAVKVTLGPKGRNVVLDKSFGAPTITKDGVSVAKEIELDDKFENMGAQMVKEVASKANDEAGDGTTTATVLAQAIVNEGVKAVAAGMNPMDLKRGIDKAVIAAVEELKTLSQPCSDNKSVEQVGTISANSDINVGQIIAKAMDKVGTEGVITVEEGQALENELDVVEGMQFDRGYLSPYFINNSENGNVELESPFILLVDKKVSNIRELLPILEGVAKASKPLLIIAEDVEGEALATLVVNNMRGIVKVAAVKAPGFGDRRKAMLQDIAILTGGTVISEEIGLELEKTQLEDLGTAKRVIITKDDTTVIDGAGEQTAIDARVTQIRGQVEEATSDYDKEKLQERLAKLAGGVAVIKVGAATEVEMKEKKARVEDALHATRAAVEEGVVPGGGVALVRAAAKIAHLTGDNEDQTHGIKVALRAMEAPLRQIVSNAGEEASVILNKVREGEGNYGYNAGNDTYGDMLEMGILDPTKVTRSAIQFAASVAGLMVTTEAMVTDAPQDASAAPAMPDMGGMGGMGGMGGMM; translated from the coding sequence ATGGCTGCTAAAGACGTTCGTTTTGGTGAAAGCGCTCGCGTAAAAATGCTTGCTGGCGTAAATATTTTAGCTGACGCAGTAAAAGTAACATTAGGCCCTAAAGGTCGTAACGTAGTATTAGACAAATCATTTGGTGCTCCAACAATCACTAAAGACGGTGTTTCTGTTGCTAAAGAAATTGAACTAGATGACAAGTTCGAAAACATGGGCGCACAAATGGTTAAAGAAGTTGCGTCTAAAGCAAATGATGAAGCTGGCGACGGTACAACTACTGCAACTGTATTAGCACAAGCAATTGTGAACGAAGGTGTTAAAGCGGTTGCTGCGGGTATGAACCCAATGGACCTTAAGCGCGGTATCGACAAAGCCGTTATCGCTGCTGTTGAAGAATTAAAAACACTTTCTCAACCTTGTTCAGACAACAAGTCAGTTGAGCAAGTAGGTACAATCTCTGCAAACTCAGACATCAACGTAGGCCAAATCATTGCTAAAGCAATGGACAAAGTAGGCACTGAAGGTGTTATTACAGTTGAAGAAGGTCAAGCGCTTGAAAACGAACTTGACGTAGTTGAAGGTATGCAGTTCGACCGCGGTTACCTTTCCCCATACTTCATCAACAACAGTGAAAATGGAAACGTTGAGCTAGAAAGCCCATTCATTTTACTAGTAGACAAAAAAGTATCTAACATTCGCGAATTACTACCAATTCTTGAAGGTGTAGCAAAAGCGTCTAAGCCACTACTAATTATTGCTGAAGATGTTGAAGGTGAAGCACTAGCAACATTAGTTGTTAATAACATGCGCGGCATAGTTAAAGTTGCAGCTGTTAAAGCCCCTGGTTTTGGTGACCGTCGTAAAGCAATGCTTCAAGACATCGCAATTTTAACTGGCGGTACAGTAATCTCTGAAGAAATTGGCCTTGAGCTAGAAAAAACTCAGCTTGAAGACTTAGGTACGGCTAAGCGCGTTATCATCACAAAAGACGACACGACAGTTATCGACGGTGCGGGTGAACAAACGGCAATCGATGCACGTGTAACACAAATTCGTGGCCAAGTTGAAGAAGCAACTTCAGATTACGACAAAGAAAAACTTCAAGAACGTTTAGCTAAATTAGCTGGCGGTGTAGCGGTTATTAAAGTAGGCGCTGCAACTGAAGTTGAAATGAAAGAGAAAAAAGCACGCGTAGAAGATGCATTACATGCAACACGTGCAGCAGTTGAAGAAGGCGTAGTACCTGGTGGCGGTGTTGCACTAGTACGTGCAGCTGCAAAAATTGCTCACTTAACAGGTGACAACGAAGACCAAACTCACGGTATTAAAGTTGCACTACGTGCAATGGAAGCACCTTTACGTCAAATCGTATCTAATGCCGGTGAAGAAGCGTCAGTTATCTTAAACAAAGTACGTGAAGGCGAAGGTAACTACGGTTATAACGCAGGCAACGACACTTACGGCGACATGCTAGAAATGGGTATCCTTGACCCAACTAAAGTAACACGTAGCGCAATTCAGTTTGCCGCTTCAGTTGCTGGCCTAATGGTAACAACAGAAGCAATGGTTACAGATGCACCACAAGATGCATCAGCAGCTCCTGCAATGCCTGATATGGGCGGCATGGGTGGAATGGGCGGCATGGGTGGAATGATGTAA
- a CDS encoding FxsA family protein: MFKVLFLLFLVIPIVEIAFLIQLSDVIGGFATIALVVLTAFVGAKLVKSQGTETIQRLQQKAAQGQIPSDEIFSGICILISGVLLVTPGVFTDVIGFLLLTPPVRKRLGDALKKNMVMGATGQQGFTFMSGGMSGHFQQHTAEHQRHTVNSENKAQPEQPATLEGEFERKD; encoded by the coding sequence ATGTTTAAAGTATTATTTTTATTATTCTTGGTGATTCCTATTGTTGAAATTGCTTTTCTTATCCAGCTGAGTGACGTAATCGGTGGCTTTGCAACCATTGCTTTGGTTGTGTTAACGGCATTTGTAGGAGCAAAATTGGTTAAGTCGCAAGGCACAGAAACGATTCAACGTTTACAGCAAAAAGCGGCGCAAGGACAAATTCCAAGCGATGAAATCTTTAGCGGTATTTGTATTCTTATTTCCGGAGTACTTTTAGTTACACCCGGTGTATTTACAGATGTTATCGGCTTTTTACTACTAACCCCTCCAGTTAGAAAACGGTTAGGCGATGCACTAAAGAAAAATATGGTGATGGGCGCAACCGGCCAGCAAGGCTTTACCTTCATGTCGGGTGGCATGTCGGGCCACTTCCAGCAGCATACTGCCGAGCACCAGCGCCACACCGTTAACTCTGAAAATAAAGCTCAACCAGAGCAGCCTGCTACCTTAGAAGGCGAGTTCGAAAGAAAAGATTAA
- a CDS encoding protein-disulfide reductase DsbD has protein sequence MQPFFRSTLFVSLIFATLIAALITVITTPWQVAHAQQSTNQGANITQSFDQTLANIFNDQPDFLPVDQAFVFNFRQKNDKLLLIWDIADGYYIYKDKFEYAIKGAEMGEAQYPPSRTITDEFFGKSDVYFNQVVITVPINNVSSAVAELKVRFQGCAEAGFCYPPEKQVVPIEKITATPTVSTLESNKVNLESNNKPQLAEHAELADKLANSNLLGTLLIFFILGIGLALTPCVFPMYPILSSIIVGQGQQLSLARAFSLSMAYVQGMAITYAGLGLVVASLGVQFQAYFQHPAVLISISFLFVLLALAMFGVYDLSLPEKWQSKLTGISNKQKSGNVASVFAMGALSGLIASPCTTAPLSGALLFVAQSGDLVVGGLTLYILSLGMGVPLLIIGTTGGKILPKAGNWMNTIKHIFGFILLAVPLILLERIMPFNIVMVFALLLALALAAYLHHVQSGLTQSKTKTGVWLVSIILVVFSTTQLLNNQPLFGSTSTVGTSSSSQSNQTSSAMNSTDNSQDKTDAAHGDIQFIKIKTVNDLNQQLATAVQNGEYVMLDLYADWCVACKEFEKFTFSDINVQQSMKSMRLLHADVTKNDDDDIVLMESYMVFGLPTILFFSPDGKEVTSHRVTGFKGAKEFHAHLQSLKSIY, from the coding sequence ATGCAGCCGTTTTTTCGTTCTACACTATTTGTTTCCCTTATATTTGCGACTTTAATCGCGGCATTAATCACGGTTATTACCACACCTTGGCAAGTAGCACATGCCCAACAAAGCACCAATCAAGGTGCCAACATAACCCAAAGCTTTGACCAAACATTGGCTAACATTTTCAACGACCAGCCTGATTTTTTACCTGTTGATCAAGCATTTGTTTTTAATTTTAGACAAAAGAACGATAAGTTATTATTGATATGGGACATAGCCGACGGCTATTACATTTACAAAGATAAATTTGAATACGCGATCAAAGGCGCTGAAATGGGTGAAGCACAGTACCCGCCTTCGCGAACAATTACCGACGAATTTTTTGGCAAAAGCGATGTTTACTTTAACCAAGTTGTTATTACGGTTCCTATCAACAATGTAAGCAGTGCAGTAGCTGAGTTAAAAGTGCGCTTTCAGGGCTGTGCCGAAGCAGGCTTTTGCTATCCGCCAGAAAAACAAGTTGTTCCTATTGAAAAAATCACAGCAACACCGACTGTTAGTACGCTCGAAAGCAACAAAGTCAATCTTGAATCAAACAACAAACCTCAATTGGCTGAGCATGCCGAGCTTGCCGATAAATTAGCAAACAGCAACTTATTAGGTACCTTATTAATCTTTTTTATTCTTGGTATTGGTTTGGCATTAACGCCTTGCGTTTTCCCAATGTACCCTATTCTTTCAAGCATTATTGTCGGCCAAGGACAGCAGCTTTCATTGGCTCGTGCATTTTCATTGTCTATGGCGTACGTACAAGGTATGGCCATTACATACGCAGGACTGGGGTTAGTTGTAGCTAGCTTGGGAGTACAATTTCAAGCATATTTCCAACACCCTGCCGTACTTATTAGCATTAGCTTTTTGTTTGTATTGTTAGCATTGGCGATGTTTGGAGTATACGACCTTAGTTTGCCTGAAAAATGGCAGTCTAAACTAACGGGCATTAGTAATAAGCAAAAAAGTGGTAATGTCGCAAGCGTGTTTGCTATGGGCGCATTATCGGGATTAATTGCGTCACCGTGCACCACTGCCCCTTTATCTGGTGCGCTACTATTTGTTGCTCAATCTGGCGACTTAGTTGTCGGAGGATTAACACTGTATATATTAAGCTTAGGGATGGGCGTACCACTGTTAATTATTGGCACGACAGGTGGCAAGATATTACCGAAAGCGGGAAATTGGATGAATACCATCAAGCACATTTTCGGTTTCATTTTACTGGCAGTGCCACTTATTTTATTAGAGCGCATTATGCCATTTAATATCGTGATGGTATTTGCACTGCTATTAGCCTTGGCATTAGCAGCCTACTTGCACCACGTTCAATCTGGTTTGACACAAAGCAAAACTAAAACAGGGGTGTGGTTGGTCTCAATTATCTTAGTGGTATTTTCAACCACGCAACTGTTAAACAACCAGCCGCTTTTTGGTTCTACTAGTACTGTTGGCACATCAAGTTCAAGCCAAAGTAATCAAACCAGTAGCGCTATGAACAGCACGGATAACAGCCAAGATAAGACCGACGCAGCACACGGCGATATACAATTTATTAAAATTAAAACCGTAAACGATCTTAATCAGCAATTAGCCACGGCAGTGCAAAATGGTGAATATGTCATGCTAGACCTATACGCGGATTGGTGTGTTGCCTGTAAGGAATTTGAGAAATTTACGTTTAGTGATATCAATGTACAGCAGTCGATGAAAAGCATGCGTTTACTACATGCTGATGTAACCAAAAATGATGATGACGACATTGTATTAATGGAGTCTTATATGGTGTTTGGCTTGCCCACGATATTGTTTTTCTCGCCAGACGGGAAAGAAGTAACTAGCCATCGTGTGACTGGTTTTAAAGGGGCAAAAGAGTTCCACGCGCATTTGCAATCATTAAAGAGTATTTATTAA
- the cutA gene encoding divalent-cation tolerance protein CutA, translating to MLTISQHQHQNTYAIVLCTCGSEHAANTLAQQLVELNLAACVNILPNIRSVYKWQGKVEIAQETQLIIKTLVSKFHLLESAIKQHHDYDVPEIIMLPVEGGSDDYLSWINQSLDTNTVDR from the coding sequence ATGTTAACTATTAGCCAACACCAACATCAAAATACTTATGCCATTGTGCTGTGTACTTGTGGTTCCGAGCATGCCGCCAATACCCTAGCCCAACAGCTAGTTGAGTTGAATTTAGCAGCCTGTGTAAACATATTGCCAAATATACGGTCAGTATATAAATGGCAAGGAAAGGTAGAAATAGCGCAAGAAACACAGTTAATTATCAAAACGCTGGTGAGTAAGTTTCATTTATTAGAAAGTGCAATTAAGCAACATCATGATTATGATGTACCAGAAATTATTATGTTACCCGTTGAAGGTGGCAGTGACGATTATTTAAGCTGGATCAACCAGTCATTAGACACAAACACTGTTGACAGGTAA